One Polaribacter sp. KT25b DNA segment encodes these proteins:
- a CDS encoding carboxypeptidase-like regulatory domain-containing protein, with product MKNRFLFLLFFTSFFSIAQVTITGTVYEKNNPLEGVAVYFNNTTIGTTTDLNGDFSIKIKEGKHDLIISYLGFKKINYTLNTSTYKKPLIFNLEEENNKLNEIIIRKTVYDEDWKYNVSRFKKEFIGTTKLAQDCKILNPEVLHFDYDAKNNVLTAIARKPLIIKNKGLGYEITYELEDFTINKNRVTYLGYSRYKNLDGSKRKHRKWRKKRVKAYNGSSMHFYQSLVKNTTYKDGFLVHQFKRVPNPERPSEEEIKKAREFVQLNKEIINSFKIIDTSNTALTNAISTLNKVKLPKFIDYLYKSKIPVNEIISQKNGVFYLDFENNISVVYTKELEETGFITRNAFSKIRNPLPQSSAIIPLKFPSILDKDGALVNPLDVFYEGYWSYEKFADSLPLDYIPIE from the coding sequence ATGAAAAATCGATTTTTATTTCTTTTATTTTTTACTTCATTTTTTTCTATTGCTCAAGTTACAATAACCGGAACTGTTTACGAAAAAAATAATCCGTTAGAAGGTGTTGCCGTATATTTTAATAATACAACTATAGGAACTACAACAGATTTAAACGGCGATTTTTCTATAAAAATTAAAGAAGGAAAACATGATTTAATTATCTCTTATTTAGGATTTAAAAAAATAAACTACACCTTAAATACATCAACCTATAAAAAACCACTTATTTTTAATTTAGAAGAAGAAAACAATAAACTAAACGAAATTATTATCAGAAAAACAGTTTATGATGAAGATTGGAAATACAATGTTTCTAGGTTTAAAAAAGAATTTATTGGTACTACAAAACTAGCACAAGATTGCAAAATTTTAAATCCGGAAGTTTTACATTTTGATTATGATGCAAAAAATAATGTTCTTACTGCTATTGCAAGAAAACCTCTAATAATAAAAAACAAGGGTTTAGGTTACGAAATAACGTATGAATTAGAAGATTTTACAATTAACAAAAATCGAGTTACTTATTTGGGTTATTCGAGATATAAAAACTTAGATGGAAGCAAAAGAAAACATCGTAAATGGAGAAAAAAAAGAGTAAAAGCATATAACGGTTCTTCAATGCATTTTTATCAATCTCTTGTAAAAAATACTACGTACAAAGATGGCTTTTTAGTGCATCAGTTTAAAAGAGTTCCCAACCCAGAAAGACCAAGTGAAGAAGAAATTAAAAAAGCTAGAGAGTTTGTACAATTAAATAAAGAAATTATAAATTCTTTTAAAATAATTGATACATCAAACACTGCTTTAACCAATGCTATATCAACTTTAAACAAGGTTAAACTACCAAAATTTATAGATTATTTATACAAATCTAAAATTCCTGTCAACGAAATTATTTCTCAAAAAAATGGTGTTTTTTATCTTGATTTTGAAAATAATATTAGTGTAGTTTACACAAAAGAATTAGAAGAAACAGGTTTTATTACAAGGAATGCATTTAGTAAAATAAGAAACCCTTTGCCACAAAGTTCTGCTATTATTCCTTTAAAATTTCCAAGTATTTTAGACAAAGACGGAGCTTTAGTAAATCCTTTAGACGTTTTTTACGAAGGTTATTGGTCTTATGAAAAGTTTGCAGATTCTTTGCCTTTAGATTATATTCCTATTGAATAA
- a CDS encoding glycosyltransferase, with protein sequence MSKQQVLIIGYVWVEPNSSAAGSRMLQLIKLFLKQGYNMTFASPAQKSEKASSLKSLGIDEVSIDLNNASFDDFIKELQPTIVLFDRFMMEEQFGWRVAENSPNAIRILDTEDLHFLRKTRHQQLKKGEEFATEVLLKSDGAKREIASILRCDMSLIISSFEMDLLKTVFKIDEKILYYLPFLLDKIDEYQIKKWKSFEEREHFIFIGNFFHKPNVDAVLTLKKDIWNKIREQLSKAEIHIYGAYLNQQIQELHNKKEGFIIKGFAENAQEVVENARVVLAPLRFGAGIKGKLTEAMICGTPSVTTSIGAEGMCNNLSWNGFIEDDFSNFSEKAIQLYTDKKLWKTSQENGIETINQIYDKELLGSSFINQIKEIQQNLEQHRTQNFLGSLLQHQTLQATKYMSKWIEAKNK encoded by the coding sequence TTGAGTAAACAACAGGTTTTAATTATTGGGTATGTTTGGGTAGAACCAAATTCTTCTGCGGCAGGAAGTAGAATGTTGCAACTTATTAAACTGTTTTTAAAGCAAGGTTATAATATGACTTTTGCTTCTCCCGCTCAAAAAAGTGAAAAAGCATCTAGTTTAAAATCTTTAGGAATTGATGAAGTTTCTATTGATTTAAATAATGCTTCTTTTGATGATTTTATAAAAGAATTACAACCAACAATTGTGTTATTCGATCGTTTTATGATGGAAGAACAATTTGGTTGGCGTGTTGCAGAAAATAGCCCAAATGCAATCAGAATTTTAGATACAGAAGATTTACATTTTTTAAGAAAAACCAGACATCAACAATTAAAAAAGGGAGAAGAGTTTGCAACAGAAGTGCTATTAAAATCTGATGGTGCAAAAAGAGAAATTGCTTCCATTTTACGTTGTGATATGAGTTTGATTATTTCATCTTTTGAAATGGATTTATTAAAAACAGTTTTTAAGATTGATGAAAAAATCCTTTATTACCTACCTTTTCTGTTGGATAAAATTGATGAATATCAAATAAAAAAATGGAAGTCTTTTGAAGAAAGAGAACACTTTATTTTTATTGGTAATTTCTTTCATAAACCAAATGTTGATGCTGTTTTAACTTTAAAAAAAGATATTTGGAATAAAATTAGAGAACAGCTTTCAAAAGCAGAAATTCATATTTATGGAGCCTATTTAAATCAGCAAATACAAGAATTACACAATAAAAAAGAAGGTTTTATTATTAAAGGTTTTGCAGAAAATGCACAAGAAGTTGTTGAAAATGCAAGAGTAGTTTTAGCCCCTTTACGATTTGGAGCAGGCATAAAAGGGAAATTAACAGAAGCTATGATTTGTGGAACGCCAAGTGTTACAACCTCAATTGGAGCAGAAGGAATGTGCAATAATTTATCTTGGAATGGTTTTATTGAAGATGATTTTTCTAACTTTTCAGAAAAAGCGATTCAATTATATACAGATAAAAAGCTTTGGAAAACTTCACAGGAAAACGGAATTGAAACCATCAATCAAATCTATGATAAAGAACTTTTAGGTTCATCTTTTATCAACCAAATAAAAGAAATTCAACAGAATTTAGAACAGCACAGAACTCAAAATTTTTTAGGCAGTTTGTTACAACATCAAACTTTACAAGCTACAAAATATATGAGTAAATGGATTGAAGCTAAAAATAAGTAG
- a CDS encoding heme-binding domain-containing protein — protein MKIIKKIAIILLVAFVIAQFFGPEKNEGDIASVPVFLAETNPPENVKKILTESCYDCHSNSTRYPWYNTITPVNFWLADHVKGGKKHLNFSDWSTYSLKKKEHKMDELYEEVEKGEMPLDSYTWTHSEANLSQEQINEIVTWGKKVQTNYQQQLNSK, from the coding sequence ATGAAAATTATAAAAAAAATAGCAATTATTTTATTAGTAGCTTTTGTCATTGCGCAGTTTTTTGGGCCAGAAAAAAATGAAGGAGATATTGCTTCTGTTCCGGTTTTTTTAGCAGAAACAAATCCGCCAGAAAATGTAAAAAAGATTTTAACAGAAAGCTGTTATGATTGTCATTCTAACAGTACAAGATATCCTTGGTATAATACAATTACACCCGTAAATTTTTGGTTAGCAGATCATGTAAAAGGCGGTAAAAAGCATTTAAATTTTTCTGATTGGAGTACTTATTCTTTAAAAAAGAAAGAACATAAAATGGATGAATTGTATGAAGAAGTTGAAAAAGGTGAAATGCCATTAGATTCTTATACTTGGACGCATTCTGAAGCAAATTTATCACAAGAACAAATAAACGAAATTGTTACTTGGGGCAAAAAAGTACAAACCAATTATCAGCAACAATTAAACTCTAAATAA